Proteins co-encoded in one Aethina tumida isolate Nest 87 chromosome 7, icAetTumi1.1, whole genome shotgun sequence genomic window:
- the LOC109602760 gene encoding histone-lysine N-methyltransferase set1-like, translated as MFMKNYICALLLFYGVVPVLCQETSNSEITSLNENDQDRDKRNIDNILRNVADVFGYDVQKRPTAIPPPPPPPPPTQPPPPPPPPPPVPRAPPAKPPPPAPRPPPPRPPLPPVITPPPLLTENVRKTFSINFNWNRNLQTPPPPAPPAPPAPPAPPAPPAPPAPAKPAPPPPPPRPAPKPAPAPPPPPPPPPPPPKKPPPKLPQPYVDYEEQNEQQDYQDQPERIQIEFPDYSNEDETDRKRDVHLQLIDKEHSREKFKQEFDNFWENSPFSVENGYKFLSPPGPDYQGNFAASSDDGLKHNHVRSADDYYEQPYYLEKPLYNNYYTNKNLKESGKSVSEHVLDYYGQKFAKDAEEKRRKEKPSQYKEIGNDEVDTVEYLNEPYRDYGGQDHEDYNSQYNYGKGGESDKFRNNEELDEVEMIEVKGTGGKSGKYEYKQPVKYNNPDENFAVEYIGQNSQEKEDIRNDDKDDDKKIVVKMNVVNHIQDVIDRENQKEKEQENNEGKDDDRESTRTVEQKKEKVNFEVSLRDLEKFIGEHFKESVSRNKQMNRNQDRQPRLEGNDCNKRRKPQNRTEPKPTKSSIIKQLEKFSRNYKSSSRRPPTSQPQRNRTQTEETKRKTVVVQPVFSGILNFDGLNELQKSNKPFVVPIEIEYSGSQKKYSKTPVKYQTSGKIRVRRYLDFAESKKEKKDWYVPDRYSEEYNYEIPEPEPMDYAKLESKEYMDVKDDDLSKNAKIINKESGTKKMIIRVKQNITQSY; from the exons ATGTTTATGAAAAACTATATCTGTGCGTTACTGTTGTTCTACGGTGTCGTGCCAGTGTTATGTCAAGAAACTAGCAACAGTGAAATTACAAGTTTAAACGAGAATGACCAAGACAGGGACAAAAGGAACATagacaatattttaagaaatgtcGCAGACGTTTTCGGCTACGATGTCCAAAAAAGACCGACCGCGATACCTCCTCCCcctccaccaccaccaccaacaCAACCACCTCCTCCTCCACCGCCTCCACCACCTGTTCCTAGAGCACCTCCAGCCAAACCACCACCACCAGCTCCTAGACCACCGCCACCTAGACCTCCACTTCCTCCAGTCATCACTCCTCCCCCTCTATTAACGGAAAACGTAAGAAAAACTTTTAGCATCAACTTTAATTGGAATAGGAACCTTCAAACTCCGCCGCCACCAGCGCCACCAGCACCCCCTGCACCCCCTGCACCCCCTGCTCCACCAGCTCCCCCAGCACCTGCAAAACCAGCACCACCTCCACCACCACCTCGTCCCGCACCAAAACCTGCTCCTGCCCCTCCTCCACCACCTCCTCCACCACCTCCTCCACCTAAAAAACCACCTCCAAAATTACCCCAACCGTACGTTGATTATGAAGAACAAAACGAGCAACAAGACTACCAGGATCAACCCGAACGAATCCAAATCGAGTTCCCGGATTATTCCAATGAGGACGAAACCGATAGGAAACGTGACGTGCACCTACAATTAATAGACAAAGAACACTCGAGGGAGAAGTTTAAACAGGagtttgataatttttggGAGAATAGTCCTTTTAGTGTCGAGAACGGATACAAATTTCTGTCGCCACCTGGACCAGACTATCAAGGAAATTTCGCAGCGTCTTCTGATGATGGTTTAAAGCACAATCATGTTAGAAGTGCTGACGATTATTATGAACAACCGTATTATTTGGAGAAaccattatataataattattataccaataagaatttaaaagaGAGTGGCAAATCTGTAAGCGAACACGTTTTGGATTATTATGGTCAGAAGTTCGCGAAAGATGCTGAGGAGAAACGACGGAAA GAAAAACCTAGCcaatataaagaaattggtAATGACGAAGTAGATActgtagaatatttaaatgaacccTATAGAGATTATGGAGGACAAGATCATGAAGATTATAATAGTCAATACAATTATGGCAAAGGAGGCGAAAGTGATAAATTCAGAAATAACGAAGAATTAGATGAAGTTGAAATGATTGAAGTTAAAGGTACGGGAGGAAAAAGTGGCAAATATGAATACAAGCAACcagttaaatataacaatccAGATGAAAATTTTGCTGTAGAATATATAGGACAAAATTCTCAAGAAAAAGAAGATATTCGCAATGACGACAAGGATgatgacaaaaaaattgtagtaaaaatgAATGTTGTCAATCATATTCAAGATGTTATAGATAGAGAGAACCAGAAAGAGAAAGAGCAGGAAAATAATGAAGGGAAAGATGACGACAGAGAAAGCACTCGGACAGTAGAACAAAAAAAGGAGAAGGTTAATTTTGAAGTAAGTTTGAGGGATTTAGAGAAGTTTATTGGTGAGCATTTTAAAGAAAGCGTCtcaagaaataaacaaatgaataGAAACCAAGATCGTCAACCAAGACTTGAAGGTAATGATtgcaataaaagaagaaaaccACAAAACAGAACAGAACCCAAACCAACTAAATCTAGCATCATAAAACAATTAGAAAAGTTTAGTAGAAATTACAAAAGCTCCTCAAGAAGGCCACCAACATCCCAGCCGCAAAGGAATAGAACACAAACCGAAGAGACCAAGCGGAAAACGGTGGTAGTTCAGCCTGTTTTCTCAggaatattgaattttgatgGATTGAACGAACTACAAAAATCCAACAAACCTTTTGTGGTGCCAATTGAAATAGAATACAGTGGGAGTCAAAAAAAGTATTCGAAAACTCCGGTGAAATATCAAACGAGCGGCAAAATTCGAGTGAGACGTTATTTGGATTTTGCTGAGTCCAAAAAGGAGAAAAAAGATTGGTACGTTCCTGATCGATATTCTGaggaatataattatgaaatacctGAACCGGAGCCTATGGACTATGCAAAAttagaatccaaagaatataTGGATGTCAAAGACGACGATTTGTCAAAAAatgctaaaattattaacaaagaaTCAGGCACGAAGAAGATGATTATAAGAGTCAAGCAAAATATTACACAATCATATTAG
- the LOC109602775 gene encoding mitochondrial 2-oxodicarboxylate carrier yields MPEVPKVLKEAAIQIGSGGSAGFVEVLIMQPLDLVKTRLQIQTVKDKNDPRYYKGIFDCFAKMYKNEGLGSFWKGILPPVLAETPKRATKFFCFEQFKQFFMFGSPTPTPLTFSLAGLGAGTVEAILVNPFEVVKVSLQANRAKTTEQPSTWAVTREIARTQGLGFKGLNKGVTATIGRNGVFNMIYFGFYHSVKGYLPEYKDPVAEFFRKIGIGFVSGTIASCVNIPFDVAKSRIQGPQPVPGQIKYRGTFQSMALVYKEEGAAALYKGLLPKVLRLGPGGAIMLVVYEYMHGFLTAKFN; encoded by the exons aTGCCAGAAGTTCCGAAAGTATTGAAGGAGGCAGCAATCCAAATCGGATCAGGCGGATCTGCTg GCTTTGTAGAGGTTTTAATAATGCAACCATTGGACTTAGTCAAGACTAGGCTGCAAATTCAAACAGTTAAAGACAAAAATGATCCAAGATACTACAAGGGTATATTTGATTGCTTTgctaaaatgtacaaaaatgaGGGTCTAGGCTCCTTTTGGAAGGGCATTTTACCACCTGTTCTTGCTGAAACTCCAAAAAGAGCAACCAAA ttcTTTTGTTTTGAacagtttaaacaattttttatgtttggtTCCCCAACTCCTACTCCTTTG ACGTTTTCTTTGGCTGGTTTGGGCGCAGGCACCGTTGAAGCTATCCTGGTTAACCCGTTCGAAGTCGTGAAGGTTTCCCTGCAGGCAAATAGGGCGAAAACCACCGAACAACCGAGCACATGGGCCGTAACAAGGGAAATCGCCCGAACTCAAGGTTTGGGCTTCAAGGGCCTGAACAAAGGAGTCACCGCCACCATAGGCAGAAACGGCGTGTTCAACATGATCTATTTCGGGTTCTATCATTCTGTGAAGGGATATTTACCCGAATATAAA GATCCCGTGGCCGAATTCTTTAGAAAAATAGGCATCGGTTTCGTATCAGGAACAATCGCTTCGTGCGTAAATATTCCGTTTGATGTCGCAAAATCCAGAATACAGGGACCACAACCTGTTCCaggacaaataaaatatcggGGAACCTTCCAATCTATGGCTTTGGTGTACAAAGAAGAagg GGCTGCTGCGCTGTACAAAGGTTTGTTGCCGAAAGTCTTAAGATTGGGACCTGGAGGAGCAATTATGTTGGTTGTGTATGAATACATGCACGGTTTTCTGACAGCAAAGTTCAACTAA
- the LOC109602781 gene encoding uncharacterized protein LOC109602781: MDESSIWGRFYKSISKYKQVYETKSKNDYEPLRLYGGTGLDDSCPSPFNACKDVLDQFDHIISEYKKAMGPCGRGYCPKGPRATQDRCFYKRVEKNLPIGITSCMDMDCPFSAEKFKGLPVAGEDSEAVPLNYCGMLECPFAQKNTVRKEGQIQAACGQPDCAYTKFRLGIVDKEVIKQAPLIPPQNTGYCGRVDCKSPVIGPTLPPIHWDCPEPLPKGPCKNPDCPFLPADLRALQALIKKGPCDSPSCTHILDTSPPNNDYQFDLLDCDTPKPVCDNPDCPFQNPCIRDSFSDKLESDIYKGMFAVCDNPDCPFQKNKQMKSEEFCGNIDCPFNPDNVQNDDGYCGNPDCPFNPNLAQNDDDYCGNPDCPFNPNPTKKSNYCDNPDCPFAPKKSGGDNKLSQVCSIPDCPYNKFQTKGGGDSSCKSPNKVKDLKCPSDEQKETDVCDNPDCPYAEKTPCPSEPPKEKPEPEDGRTCNDQRQCDNPDCPFAKKTPCGNPDCPYKIGDIHACDVPCGPDTVCGNPQCPFQPEKTDELEIKVDVTVVTENQNQAGANGRKHKDAKKVDEVEKDQEEEERGTKRKKSQAKKFYYGGVKLGHKNCLNPNFRVPKHMGWLWNLYDPLAVRDRRGFRPGAVGRTVAKIIRKHKRQKAIMDQKSSDLFVAERKQTLTVSKKQGEYLITVNPLKEPKEIRFRNESVYMDCTPMQFKVKKHKEMKQDCVCEDEESTSTSSDGFEIQFSPSAAKKSPAFFERVKPGKNIETQYNPADIPKDGKKGKGGKKGKGAKGAKGGAKKKGKKK, translated from the exons ATGGATGAATCATCCATTTGGGGACGCTTCTACAAAAG CATATCGAAATACAAGCAAGTATACGAGACAAAATCGAAAAACGATTACGAGCCACTCCGACTATACGGCGGTACAGGTTTGGACGATTCGTGTCCATCACCATTCAACGCTTGCAAAGACGTGCTGGATCAATTCGACCACATAATCTCGGAGTACAAGAAAGCTATGGGACCATGCGGACGGGGATATTGTCCCAAAGGGCCGAGAGCGACCCAAGATCGATGCTTCTACAAACGGGTGGAAAAGAACTTGCCGATAGGAATCACGTCGTGCATGGATATGGACTGTCCGTTTTCCGCTGAGAAATTTAAAG GTTTGCCCGTGGCCGGTGAAGACTCTGAAGCTGTACCGCTGAATTACTGCGGCATGTTGGAGTGTCCGTTTGCCCAGAAGAACACGGTGAGGAAGGAGGGACAGATACAAGCCGCCTGTGGACAGCCCGATTGCGCCTACACTAAATTCCGACTGGGGATCGTCGACAAAGAAGTCATTAAACAAGCCCCCCTTATACCACCACAAAATACAG GTTATTGTGGAAGAGTTGACTGCAAGAGTCCGGTGATCGGACCGACTTTACCGCCAATCCATTGGGATTGCCCGGAACCGTTACCCAAAGGACCATGCAAAAATCCAGATTGTCCATTTTTGCCTGCTGATTTGAGGGCGTTGCAGGCTCTAATCAAAAAGGGGCCGTGTGATAGTCCCTCTTGCACCCACATCCTTGACACATCACCTCCCAATAACGATTACCAATTCGATCTCCTTGACTGTGATACTCCAAAACCTGTTTGTGATAATCCCGATTGCCCTTTTCAGAATCCCTGCATTAGAGACAGCTTTTCAGATAAACTCGAGTCGGATATTTACAAAG GAATGTTTGCAGTTTGTGACAACCCAGATTGTCCGTTTCAAAAGAACAAACAAATGAAAAGTGAAGAGTTTTGTGGTAACATCGATTGCCCATTTAACCCTGACAATGTGCAAAACGATGACGGTTATTGTGGTAATCCGGATTGTCCATTTAATCCGAACCTCGCACAGAATGATGATGATTATTGCGGAAATCCGGATTGTCCTTTTAATCCGAATCCTACAAAAAAGTCTAATTATTGTGATAATCCAGACTGTCCCTTTGCTCCTAAGAAATCAGGTGGCGATAATAAGTTGTCACAAGTTTGCAGTATTCCAGATTGTCCTTACAACAAG tttcagaCAAAAGGTGGAGGTGATTCATCCTGCAAATCTCCAAATAAGGTTAAGGATCTAAAGTGTCCTTCAGATG AACAAAAAGAAACAGATGTTTGCGACAATCCCGATTGTCCGTATGCAGAAAAAACTCCATGTCCAAGTGAACCTCCTAAAGAAAAACCGGAACCCGAAGACGGTCGGACTTGCAACGATCAACGTCAGTGCGACAATCCGGATTGTCCGTTCGCCAAAAAGACGCCGTGCGGAAATCCGGATTGCCCTTACAAAATTGGGGATATTCACG CTTGTGATGTGCCATGCGGACCTGATACGGTTTGCGGCAACCCGCAATGTCCCTTCCAGCCCGAAAAAACGGACGAGTTAGAAATTAAAGTTGACGTGACGGTGGTAACGGAAAACCAAAATCAGGCGGGAGCCAACGGAAGAAAACACAAGGATGCGAAAAAGGTGGACGAGGTCGAAAAGGATCAAGAGGAGGAGGAACGTGGGACAAAACGGAAGAAATCGCaggcgaagaaattttattatggggGCGTCAAATTGGGCCACAAGAACTGTTTGAACCCGAACTTCAGAGTACCGAAACACATGGGGTGGCTTTGGAATTTGTACGACCCTTTGGCT GTCAGAGATCGAAGGGGATTTAGACCCGGAGCCGTTGGCAGGACGGTGGCCAAAATAATCCGTAAACACAAACGTCAGAAAGCCATTATGGATCAAAAATCCAGCGACTTGTTCGTGGCAGAAAGGAAACAAACTCTAACGGTCAGCAAGAAACAAGGAGAATACTTGATCACGGTGAATCCACTAAAAGAACCGAAGGAAATTCGATTTAGGAACGAAAGCGTTTACATGGACTGCACTCCCATGcagtttaaagttaaaaaacacAAGGAAATGAAACAGGACTGCGTGTGCGAGGACGAGGAGTCGACCTCCACTTCGTCCGACGGCTTCGAGATCCAGTTTTCGCCGTCCGCCGCCAAGAAGAGTCCTGCCTTCTTCGAGCGGGTTAAACCAGGGAAAAACATAGAAACGCAGTACAATCCCGCCGACATTCCCAAGGATGGCAAAAAGGGCAAGGGTGGAAAGAAAGGTAAAGGCGCCAAAGGCGCAAAAGGTGGAGCGAAGAAAAAAGGCAAGAAGAAGTAA
- the LOC109602782 gene encoding calphotin, which translates to MIKNLVFLTIVLSITRSVLTEDLQHQNYQQIDPVYDDTQESPEKDQDKRTIFSPTYSNYGVAKHIGLSPTGKKHVLGYSTVDLKFVPVVKPIIKHGYHYTRPKVHFKHPLVVKPIRPVVHATAWKPLKPVLPVNVPPPVHHHHHVKPVAVPIHKPGLAVKPTLLLQGLPVKPAVPFRPVVPAHVDLHPVDHLHTHVDHVHPVDHLHLDHVHLQQAVQVVPAPSLVPTVQAVPIAVAPAPAPAPAPLLPAFRPSPLFEVTKPNLGVLPLGATFQSPVLHNVPQAPQVVHQQFIPQPIATPVLPQPVATPVLPQPVATPVLPQPVATPVVPQHVHPVLPQPALARPVVQTAGVTSVEFHGTYHPTPINGQIPANVLPAVPNQVQNYFPAVDAVHSILPTNYHNFQSHNIPQQPHDISQVFHPQVPIQPQPEQLAPQNFFQQQLPETATNQFAQQPQQQFFQQLPENTASQFVPQTVQPLQPANNDGYVYSQPQQQLQQYHQEQQLQQYQQEQDDGFTGQNIIQPGQTDLQFPLHLPQHTLLNSHQYQQYQDQISQQTENIFRPSLTLEPPYHNRRNSEDEDSKEFDDEEQDEKKKK; encoded by the exons atGATAAAGAACTTG GTATTCTTGACCATAGTGCTGTCAATAACCAGATCAGTTCTAACGGAAGACCTACAACACCAAAACTATCAGCAAATCGATCCAGTATACGATGATACACAGGAATCCCCAGAAAAAGATCAGgataaaagaacaattttctCTCCCACGTACTCCAATTATGGAGTGGCGAAACACATTGGTCTAAGTCCAACTGGCAAGAAACACGTGCTAGGTTACAGTACTGTTGATTTGAAATTCGTGCCGGTAGTCAAACCTATCATAAAACACGGCTACCATTACACCAGGCCAAAAGTCCACTTCAAACATCCGTTGGTGGTAAAACCAATTCGCCCAGTAGTACACGCCACCGCATGGAAACCTTTAAAACCAGTACTGCCAGTTAATGTGCCACCACCAgtacatcatcatcatcacgTGAAACCTGTGGCAGTACCAATACATAAACCAGGTCTTGCAGTTAAACCAACCCTTCTCCTCCAAGGACTTCCAGTAAAACCAGCAGTACCGTTCAGGCCGGTAGTACCAGCCCACGTCGACTTACATCCAGTCGATCATTTGCATACGCATGTAGACCACGTGCATCCAGTAGATCATTTACATTTGGACCACGTACATTTGCAACAAGCCGTACAAGTCGTACCAGCTCCCTCATTGGTGCCTACAGTACAAGCAGTACCTATAGCAGTCGCACCAGCACCAGCTCCAGCTCCAGCTCCACTGTTGCCAGCGTTTAGACCGTCGCCGTTGTTCGAGGTAACTAAGCCGAACTTGGGCGTCCTTCCTCTCGGAGCAACCTTCCAGTCGCCAGTGCTGCACAACGTTCCACAAGCGCCTCAGGTGGTACACCAGCAATTCATCCCTCAACCAATTGCAACTCCTGTTTTACCACAGCCTGTCGCAACTCCAGTTTTGCCACAGCCTGTCGCCACTCCAGTTTTACCACAGCCTGTCGCCACTCCGGTTGTTCCTCAGCACGTGCATCCGGTGTTGCCGCAGCCTGCGTTGGCCAGACCTGTTGTGCAGACTGCTGGTGTTACTTCCGTGGAGTTCCACGGCACTTACCATCCGACGCCCATCAACGGACAGATTCCAGCCAATGTTTTGCCAGCCGTTCCAAATCAAGTACAGAATTATTTCCCTGCTGTAGACGCTGTACATTCCATTTTGCCCACTAACTACCACAATTTCCAATCCCACAACATTCCTCAACAACCCCACGATATTTCCCAAGTGTTCCATCCTCAAGTACCCATACAGCCTCAGCCAGAACAACTGGCGCCTCAAAACTTCTTCCAGCAACAACTTCCCGAAACTGCAACCAATCAATTTGCCCAACAACCACAACAGCAGTTCTTCCAACAGCTGCCGGAGAATACGGCCTCCCAATTTGTCCCCCAGACTGTCCAACCCCTACAACCTGCAAACAATGATGGTTATGTGTACTCTCAGCCACAACAACAGTTGCAGCAGTACCATCAAGAACAACAGCTGCAACAGTATCAACAAGAACAAGACGATGGTTTTACGGGACAAAACATAATCCAACCGGGGCAGACTGACCTACAGTTTCCTTTGCATCTTCCTCAACACACCTTGTTGAACAGTCACCAATATCAGCAGTATCAAGACCAAATTAGCCAACAAACTGAGAATATTTTCAGACCTTCGTTGACTTTGGAACCGCCTTATCACAACAGACGTAATTCCGAGGATGAAGATTCTAAAGAGTTTGACGATGAAGAGCAAGacgaaaagaaaaagaagTAA